In Clostridiales bacterium, the sequence AGCACTTTTGGTTTTTTTAATATAGCCCTAGCTATGCACAACCTCTGCCTTTGCCCGCCCGACAGATTGACGCCTCCTTGGTCCAAGTATGTCTGATACCCTTCGGGAAAGCCCATAATAAACTCATGCGCTTGGGCTATCTTGCACGCGCGGATAATCTCGTCCATACTGGCGTCTTGGTTTCCCCAGCGCAAGTTTTCTTCAATCGTGCCCGAAAACAGCACATTCTTTTGAAGCACGATGCCCACGCTGTCCCTTAATGTTTTCAAATCGTAATCCCTTACATCAATGCCGCCCACCAGCACGCGGCCTTTTGTGGCATCGTAAAGCCTAGGTATCAATTGGACGAGCGAAGATTTGGACGAGCCCGTTCCGCCGATTAGGCCTATCGTCTGACCGTGTTTTATTTTTAGGTTGATATCGCGAAGCACAAATTTGCCGTTCTTTTTATAGCTAAAACTGACATCCTTAAACTCTATTGAGCCGTCCGCAACCTCTGTTATGGGATTTTCGGGTTGGGCAATGTCGGGCGTTTCTTCTATGACTTCCAAAATTCTATTGGCGGCGGCCCTTGTCATAATGATATTGACAAACAACATTGAAATTATCATTAGACTCATCAAGATTTGCATTATATAACTCAAAAAACTTGCCAATTGCCCCGCCGTCATGCGCCCTTGTATTATTTGAATGCCGCCAAACCAAGAAATAGCCAAGATACAGGAGAATACGGTAAACTGCATTATCGGCATATTTAAAATGACGATTTTTTCGGCTTTTTTGGCGTAGTTCATTATGTCCGAAGACGCATCTTGAAACTTTTTAATTTCATAATCTTCCCTTACAAAAGATTTTACCGTTCTTATAGCGATTAGGTTTTCTTGCACGACAGAGTTAAGCTTGTCGTATTTTTTGAACAAAGCGATAAACTTAGGAAAGGCTATAAAAATTAAAGAAAACAACGCTATGCCCAAAAACGGTATGGCGCACAAAAATACCAAAGTCAGCCTTGAATTAATATTAAAAGCCATCGTTGTCGCCGCTATCAACATTATGGGCGCCCTTATTAAGGCCCTCAAAGACATTTGAACGGTGTCTTGCGTTATATTGACATCGGTAGTCAGCCTTGTAATCAATGACGCCGTGGAAAATTTGTCTATATTGGAAAAAGCGTAATTTTGAATATGATAATACATATTTTGCCTAATGTTTTTGGCAAAGCCTGTCGCCGCCCAAGCGCCAAACTTGCCCGCGATAGCGCCGCAAACCAGCGACAAAAACGCCATGCCTACCATCGTAAGCCCTGTCAACAAGATATAATTAATATATTTATTGACCACGCCTATGTCTATTATCTTGGACATAAGAAAGGGAATGGAAACTTCCAGCAAGGCTTCGCCTACAACAAACAACGGCGTAATAAGCGCTATTTTGGCGTATTGTCTAAAAAATTTTGCGAGTTTTAACATATAGGCATCCTTTTAAATTTATATAGGCATAATTATATAATATTATTTAGCGCTTTTTTCCAAATTGTCGCACAATCTATTGAGAAGATTAACCAAAGCGTTATATTCGTCTTTGGTAAGCGCGGATAATAACATCCTGTCGTTATGCTGGGCATCCAGATCTATGCGCTTGATTATATCCCTGGCTTGTTCGGTCATTATCACGACCTTTTTTCTTTGATCGGACTCATCGGTTTTTCTTATTATCAAGCCTTTTTTTTCAAGCGTTTGCAAGATGCTGGTAACCGTGGAGCGCCTTACATGAAAATCGTTTTGTATCTTGGCCTGAAGGATATGTTCTTTTTTACCGTTTTGGTTTAGATAAAAAAACCGAA encodes:
- a CDS encoding ABC transporter ATP-binding protein, whose protein sequence is MLKLAKFFRQYAKIALITPLFVVGEALLEVSIPFLMSKIIDIGVVNKYINYILLTGLTMVGMAFLSLVCGAIAGKFGAWAATGFAKNIRQNMYYHIQNYAFSNIDKFSTASLITRLTTDVNITQDTVQMSLRALIRAPIMLIAATTMAFNINSRLTLVFLCAIPFLGIALFSLIFIAFPKFIALFKKYDKLNSVVQENLIAIRTVKSFVREDYEIKKFQDASSDIMNYAKKAEKIVILNMPIMQFTVFSCILAISWFGGIQIIQGRMTAGQLASFLSYIMQILMSLMIISMLFVNIIMTRAAANRILEVIEETPDIAQPENPITEVADGSIEFKDVSFSYKKNGKFVLRDINLKIKHGQTIGLIGGTGSSKSSLVQLIPRLYDATKGRVLVGGIDVRDYDLKTLRDSVGIVLQKNVLFSGTIEENLRWGNQDASMDEIIRACKIAQAHEFIMGFPEGYQTYLDQGGVNLSGGQRQRLCIARAILKKPKVLIFDDSTSAVDTNTDALIRKALRTELNDVTKIIIAQRVASIEDADNIIILDEGQIKGMGTHDELIKTNEIYKDVYYSQKNMGERNE
- a CDS encoding MarR family transcriptional regulator → MKKINGLMFRHLNDTCIKHGLTAKQFLLLRFFYLNQNGKKEHILQAKIQNDFHVRRSTVTSILQTLEKKGLIIRKTDESDQRKKVVIMTEQARDIIKRIDLDAQHNDRMLLSALTKDEYNALVNLLNRLCDNLEKSAK